The genomic segment CTCGCCCCAGGTGAAACCCGTCAGGCAACGTATACATTCAGCGCCGCGGGCACATGGGAGATGTACTGCCCGGTCGACGGCCATCGGCAACTCGGCATGCAAGGGACCATTACCGTCACCGCTCAGGCAGCGACACCGACGGCAGCAACTGCTCCCTCGCCGACGGCAACGCCCGCCCCGACAGCATTACCAACGGCAACGCCATCGCCACGCGCAACGCCAACGCCCGCCCTAACGCCGACCTCCGCGCCAGCAGCGCCAGCGACGCCAACGCCGCGGCCGGCGCCAACGGCAACACGAGTTCCTGCGGTCACCCCAACGCCGATCCCACAAGTCATCCCGGCAACCGGCCACGGTGCAAGCCGGCCGTCCTGGCTCGCCGCTGTGCTCTTGATGCTTGGAATAGCTGGCATCGGATACGGACTCCGCGCGCGCCGTCGAGCCGAGTAGGGAATTCGTTTTCCCGCTCTCAGCCAGGCCCCACCGCTCGTGTTGAGTGAGGAGAGCATGCTCTCCTCACTCAACTTCCAAGGATGTCGGCAAAACCGGCAAGCGTGAGATCGCCTTGAATCCGCACCCGTGGCAGGACGAGCGGCGCATCCGTGGCCCGAGCCCATCCTGGCTTGGTCGTCACTGCAAGGGTAAAGCCAGCGCGTTGTACCGCTGACACAACCGTCTCGTTGAAACGGCCGGCAGGATAGGCGAAGGACTCGATCGGATGGCCGAGTTGGGTCTCGAGCGTTTGCTTGCAGTCAGCCACTTCATGCTCGAGGGCAGACGCATTCAATTGAGTCAGGTCAAGGTGATGCACCGTGTGCCCGCCAACCTCGACCAACCCTGAACGATCGAGTTCGCGGAGCATGTCCCAGGTCATGTATTGCGGGTTGCCGACAACGCCGGTAATGATGAAGATCGTTGCCTTAAAGCCATGCCGCTTCAGCACGGGCCAGGCAGCCGTGTAGAAGTCACGGTAGCCATCATCGAACGTCAAGACAATCGGCTTGGGAGGTAAGCCGATCTTCCCAGCGCGCACTTCCGCCAGCTCATGCAGCGTCAACGTGGTGTAGCCGTGCGCTGCCAACCAGTCCATCTGAGCGGCAAACGTTTCGGGATCGACTGAGAGCGCAGCTCCCAACGGATCATTGGCTGGCTTTGGGCGGATATAGTGATACATCAAGATCGGTACTGGCGCGGTCTGGCCATGTGGGGGCAAGGTCGGCGTCGGCGAGGGAGTACTGCGCGCTGGAGGCGGCGTTGGCCGCGTCAGGCCAGCAGCGCGGTCATCGGGCAATGTCACGGTCGCGAGGGGCGTTGGCGAAGGAGCAACCGGAATCGCCGTTGTAGCTGGTGTGGTGATACGCTCCTGGGCTTCGACCGCGCGCGGCGCAGGGTGCTGGAGCAACTGGTTCAGCACAAGCCGTCCCCCAACAACCACGCCGAAAAGAACGCCGAACAAGACCGCCGTCTGCACAAGCCAGCGTAGCATTGCCCTTCCCCCTTTGCCCCTCAAAGTGTAGAGGCAACGTCACTCCACCGTCGAGGACTGACGCGGTATAGTCTCCATGAAGACGGGCAGCGGGCGCAACGAAGGAGACCGCCATGCCAGTCATGCGTGCTATGGTGTTGGAAAGCCCGGGGCAACAACTGCATCTGCGTGAGCTGCCGATCCCGCAGCCTGGCCCGGGCGAAGTCCAAATTCGCGTCCATGCGTGCGGTGTTTGCCGCACCGACCTTCACATCGTCGATGGCGAACTGCCTCACCCGGCGCTTCCGCTTATTCCCGGGCACCAAATCGTCGGGACGGTCACGGCGCTTGGGCCTGGCGTTACCCGCTTTCGCGTTGGCGATCGTGTTGGCGTGCCGTGGCTTGGGAGCACCTGTGGAACCTGCCGGTACTGCCAGCGAGGGCAGGAAAACCTCTGCGATGCCGCCCAATTCACCGGATACACGCTCCCGGGCGGGTACACCGAATACACGGTTGCCGACGCCCGCTACTGTTTTCCACTTCCCGCTGGCTACCCCGACCTCCAGGCCGCGCCGCTGTTGTGCGCTGGGCTTATCGGCTACCGTGCCCTGCGGTTTGCCGGCGACGCGGAGCGTGTCGGCTTCTACGGCTTCGGAGCGTCGGCGCATATTCTGACGCAGCTTGCTGCCTGGCAGGGACGTCAGGTCTATGCGTTCACGCGCCCTGGCGATACCGCTGGCCAGCACTTTGCCCGTCAACTCGGGGCAGTCTGGGCAGGCGGCTCTGACGAACTCCCCCCAGTGCCACTTGATGCTGCTTTGATCTTCGCCCCGGTCGGCGCGCTGGTTCCACAAGCCCTCCGCGCCGTCGCCAAAGGCGGCATCGTCGTCTGTGCTGGCATTCATATGAGCGATATCCCTGGATTTCCCTATGCACTGCTCTGGGAAGAGCGCGTGGTTCGCTCTGTCGCCAACCTCACGCGCCAGGACGGCGAGGAGTTTCTGTCGCTCGCCCCGCGCGTGCCAATTCAGACGGTCGTCCAGCCATATCCGCTTGAAGCTGCGAACGAGGCCTTGGCTGACCTGCGCGCTGGCCATGTGCACGGCGCAGCAGTGCTCGTCATCGACGCCAAGCTCTACACGCCGTAAGCTGCGCCACACGCGGGAGGAAAGGCAGTGGAGCAGGTGCGCGCGCCGCTTGTCCTGAGTCTTGACCTGGGTACATCTTCGGCCCGTGCTGCGCTTTTCGACGGCACAGGCCAGCGCTGCACTGAGCCACGCCGCGTCCATTATGAACTACGAACGACACCCGACGGCGGCGCAGAACTTGACCCTACAGCGCTGGCTACTACGGTTGAAGGGCTCCTTGACGCGCTCCTCCAGGAAGTCAACCAGCCCATCGACGCCGTCGCGCTCTCAACATTCTGGCACAGCTTGCTTGGAACCGACGCGCAGGGGCAGCCGACAACGGCAGTGCTTACGTGGGCCGATACCCGCGCTGCGGCGGTCATCCCTCGGCTGCGAGATCGGCTCGATCCCGCTGCCCACCATGCCCGCACTGGTGCATTTCTCCATCCAAGCTATCCGGTTGCCCGGCTTGCCTGGCTCCGCGAAACCGCGCCGGACGTTTGGCGCCGCACCAGGCATTGGCTCGCCTTCCCTGATTGGCTGTTTCTTCGCTGGTTCGGCGAGCCGGTCAGTTCGATCTCGATGGCCTCTGGCAGTGGACTGTTCGCACACTCGCAGGCTGACTGGGATCAGCTTACGCTCGATGCGATCGACCTCTCCCGCGACCACCTTCCCATGATTGCCGATGAGGCGCTGACCAACCTGCGTGCAGCCTACCGCGCGCGTTGGCCAGCGCTGG from the Thermorudis peleae genome contains:
- a CDS encoding cupredoxin domain-containing protein → MTRLHLTLAFTLVLLVLGSPIAAAPATAQGETVSLTLTEFRITPNTLSVPAGVPVTFVVRNAGQVQHNLTVELEAQGIEQTLFATNLAPGETRQATYTFSAAGTWEMYCPVDGHRQLGMQGTITVTAQAATPTAATAPSPTATPAPTALPTATPSPRATPTPALTPTSAPAAPATPTPRPAPTATRVPAVTPTPIPQVIPATGHGASRPSWLAAVLLMLGIAGIGYGLRARRRAE
- a CDS encoding zinc-dependent alcohol dehydrogenase family protein — its product is MRAMVLESPGQQLHLRELPIPQPGPGEVQIRVHACGVCRTDLHIVDGELPHPALPLIPGHQIVGTVTALGPGVTRFRVGDRVGVPWLGSTCGTCRYCQRGQENLCDAAQFTGYTLPGGYTEYTVADARYCFPLPAGYPDLQAAPLLCAGLIGYRALRFAGDAERVGFYGFGASAHILTQLAAWQGRQVYAFTRPGDTAGQHFARQLGAVWAGGSDELPPVPLDAALIFAPVGALVPQALRAVAKGGIVVCAGIHMSDIPGFPYALLWEERVVRSVANLTRQDGEEFLSLAPRVPIQTVVQPYPLEAANEALADLRAGHVHGAAVLVIDAKLYTP
- a CDS encoding polysaccharide deacetylase family protein, whose protein sequence is MLRWLVQTAVLFGVLFGVVVGGRLVLNQLLQHPAPRAVEAQERITTPATTAIPVAPSPTPLATVTLPDDRAAGLTRPTPPPARSTPSPTPTLPPHGQTAPVPILMYHYIRPKPANDPLGAALSVDPETFAAQMDWLAAHGYTTLTLHELAEVRAGKIGLPPKPIVLTFDDGYRDFYTAAWPVLKRHGFKATIFIITGVVGNPQYMTWDMLRELDRSGLVEVGGHTVHHLDLTQLNASALEHEVADCKQTLETQLGHPIESFAYPAGRFNETVVSAVQRAGFTLAVTTKPGWARATDAPLVLPRVRIQGDLTLAGFADILGS